A window of the Nitrosopumilus ureiphilus genome harbors these coding sequences:
- a CDS encoding alcohol dehydrogenase catalytic domain-containing protein, translating into MEKMRAMVLSKCAKIETNPLKLTEIDRHEIQRPNEILLKIEACGVCHSQLHGIEGDWKDIGIPPTLPTVPGHELVGKVVQIGDSVSKFKVGDRAGITPLLEACKECQYCKEGKEYLCESSIITGESFKGGYTEYITVTEDFATKVPENMKPEYAAPLFCAGITAYKAVKAAEPKSHKKIGIFGIGGVGHMAVQFAKVENCDVIAFSRTQKHLDVANRLGAIDTMMFSENQEEFLDKLKEKHGMLDAAIVFAPADIVTDTAIKSVKKGGLIVIATVGKNPSFMAFEEKTIRGTLIGSTKDMEQVIKICDENNIEVISQVFPLESANEVLKKLKDSEIEARAVLIP; encoded by the coding sequence ATGGAAAAAATGCGTGCGATGGTGCTTTCTAAATGTGCCAAAATTGAAACAAATCCATTGAAATTAACCGAAATTGACAGGCATGAAATTCAAAGACCAAATGAAATTCTACTAAAAATTGAGGCATGCGGGGTTTGTCATTCTCAGCTTCACGGAATTGAGGGGGATTGGAAAGATATTGGAATTCCACCTACTCTTCCAACAGTTCCAGGTCATGAGCTTGTTGGAAAAGTAGTTCAAATCGGAGATTCAGTTTCAAAATTCAAAGTAGGAGATAGAGCAGGCATCACCCCACTTTTAGAGGCATGTAAAGAATGCCAATATTGCAAAGAAGGCAAAGAGTATCTTTGTGAATCATCAATAATTACAGGAGAGTCATTCAAGGGAGGATATACAGAATACATTACAGTTACAGAAGATTTTGCAACCAAAGTTCCAGAAAATATGAAACCAGAGTATGCTGCACCATTGTTTTGTGCAGGCATTACAGCATACAAAGCAGTAAAAGCAGCTGAACCAAAATCACATAAAAAAATTGGAATTTTTGGAATTGGCGGAGTTGGACACATGGCAGTACAGTTTGCCAAAGTTGAAAACTGTGATGTCATAGCATTTTCTAGGACCCAAAAACACCTGGATGTTGCAAATAGACTAGGCGCAATTGATACAATGATGTTTTCTGAAAATCAAGAAGAATTTCTTGACAAATTAAAAGAAAAACATGGAATGTTAGATGCTGCCATAGTTTTTGCACCAGCCGATATAGTAACAGATACTGCAATAAAATCAGTAAAGAAAGGAGGACTAATTGTTATTGCTACAGTTGGAAAAAATCCCTCATTTATGGCATTTGAGGAAAAAACAATCAGAGGTACTTTGATAGGATCTACAAAAGACATGGAACAAGTCATCAAAATATGTGACGAAAATAATATCGAAGTCATATCCCAAGTATTCCCATTAGAAAGTGCAAATGAAGTACTCAAAAAATTAAAAGATTCAGAAATAGAAGCAAGAGCAGTCTTAATACCTTGA